One Oligoflexus sp. genomic window, GGGGTTATAGGACGCCGCAATCCAGACTTCGCGTCCCCCTTTCCCAATGCGCTTGTATTCACCGCGGTCAAACTCTCCCCGTCCGAGCTTCTCCCAGAAATGCCGGTACTCCACGGACTGGACAAAGGATGGGTCGCAGAACATGCGATGATGCCGACCCTTCACTTCATCCAGGGTATAGCCGAGGGTCTGCAGGAAGTTTTCATTGGCATCGGTAATCGTACCGTCCAGGCTGAATTCGATCACGGCCTGTGACTTGCCGATGGCCTGGATCTGGCCTTCATAATCCGCGTTCTTAAGTTTCGTCTCGGTGATGTCGCTGGCGATTTTCACGATCTTATAGGGCTGACCATCGTCGCCGATCACTGGATTATAAGAGGCCTGGATCCAGATCTCCTGACCGCCACGCCCCAAACGGCGATGCTCGCCGGTGAAGAACTGCCCGCGGTTCAGCTGCTGCCAGAACTCTTTATAGGCAGGAGACCTCGCGAAGACCGGGTCGCAGAACATGCGGTGGTGCTGCCCAACGATGTCAGATAGCTTATAGCCAAAGGTCTTCAGAAAATTGGCATTGGCCGTTTGAATCACCCCATCCATGGAGAATTCGATGACGGCCAGAGCACGATCGATGGCTTCCATCCGCTGTTTCAAATCCTGAATCGAGGGCTCTGTTTCCTCGGCCTTGTCATTGGGATTCGATTCAAAATTCATCTTTTTTGCGTTTTGCATAACTCGATGCCTCGTTGGTTCCTAACGTACATCCTGGACTGACCTGGAATGTGTCGGAATTAAATCGCAATGCTATAGCGTTTCGCCCACAGAAAATGAGCAGTCATCATCCCGGCAAGTCCACCCGGTGGTAAACATGGACCGCCCAGACTTGGCGGTTCACCGTAAGCCCTTAATACTTCATGATGCGGGTCTTTCCACTTTTTTGAATTTTTTATGGGGAGACTCTTTTTATGTACATACGCCTGGGCCGCTTTTTCCTTATTCTTCTGAACTGCGCTTTTTGTCTTGCCGTTCCCGAGGTCGTGGACGCAGCGGTGCGAGCCGATCCTGCCGTGCATGGCCGCCTGCGGGTGGAAGGATCTCAGATCGTGGCGCAGGACGGAACGCCTGTGGTCCTGCGCGGCGGCGGACTCATGGATCTTTTGGAATTCCGCTACACGCAGCAATCCTTGGACTATTTGAAAGGGTCCGGCGCGAATCTGGTCCGCATTCCCCTGCACTGGGGCCGTGGAGGACTTTCCGCTTCGTATGAAGAGCATTGGGGCGCCTTTCAAAAGCTGGCCGATTATGCTATAAAACAAGGCTTTTATGTGATCGCTGATTTTCATGCCGTCGCTTCGCCCGATGATGCGGGCGTGGAAACCATGGCCATTCGATTTCTTCAGGATGTCGCGCGACGCTATGGAAAAAGCGGACAGATCATTTATGAAATTTTTAACGAACCCACGGGAGCCTCGACCTATAGCAAAAAAGTACCTTGGAGCCGAATTCGATCATATGCGATCAAGCGCATCGATGAAATTCGCGCAATTGATTCGGATGCCCTGATTATCGTGCCTACGGCGACCTGGTCGCAGGAGATCGCCCTGCCACTGACCGATCCCGTGCCGCGCCCGAACATTGCCTATGCCTTTCATTTCTATGCAAGCTTTCACCGCTTCCAGGAGCAGAACGAGACGATCGCCGCTCGCCTGCCCATCTTCGTTACGGAATGGGCGGCTCAGTCGCCGGAAAACAGCGACGGTTCCATCAACGAAGCCAGTTTTCAGCGCTATGTGGACTGGATGAATCGCCATAACATATCCTGGGCGGCCTGGAGCTATTCCGATGAAACGGAGCCCTATGGCTGGTTTCAGCCGGGCAGCATGGACGATGGCGAGGTTACCGATGCGGAACTGCGCAGCTGGGGGCGCAGGGTGCTCGATCTTCTGGATGATGACCGCCTGAATCAACGCTTCGGCAGCGGGACCTTACCCCGGTGAAAGATTTCCCTGTCTGAAGATAGGACAGCGACGTCCAGAGTTCACGCAAAGCATGGATACCAGGAATATTACCGGCAATCGTTCCAGACGCTTGGACGGAGCGGAATCAGGGCCTCGATCTTGCGATAGAAAACGGATGGACAGAAATACGATTCGATAGGCACAGAGGTGCTCCTAAAGACGCCATGAGGGAGGGCATTGGATGAAACGTTTTCTTGCAACTTCGTTGGTCACGATCCTGGCTTTGTCCTGCGGACAGAAAAAAGTAGAGGAAAAGACCGAAGAACAAGGTCAGGCCGCCAAAACCGAAGAAAAAGCGCCTGCAGCTGGTGATGCCTCAGGCACCAAGCCGGCCGCTCCCGCCAAGAAATTAACCGAACTCTATCCACCATCCATTGGTGTGTATCCTTTGTCCGCTCCGGCCCCTGGCCGTTCGCTTTACTTCGGCGTCGTTCCCGGTGGAACCCAGAAGTTTGAAATGATCTGGGTCTATGCCGTGGCCGCTGTGCCTGATTTCTCGAACGCTTTGGAACTGCCTGAGTTCGCGACCGAAGCGGAATTCGATGCCTGGATGGAAAAATGGGCTACTGAATTCAAAGAAAATCCTGAGATGGTTGCAGCTTTGACCAAGCTTCAAACCGAATTCTCCTTCAAGGTCGATGCCGCCTTCATCACCGATACCGCGGTTGCTATACCGGACGCGGCCTTGGCTGGTCAACCCAACTATGTGAAGGTCACTCAGAAATTCTATGCCCGTCGTTATTCCATGAAAGCTGCGGGAAACACCACGATTACCGCCATGGTTGATGGCGCGACCTTCAGCGCTCCCGTCGTGATCACGGCCTACACGGCTGCACAGATCACAGCTGGAAAAACCCGCTATGACAACACCGCAACAGGAGCCGCTGGCGGCTGCGCGGGCTGCCATGGGACAGCAACAACCACC contains:
- a CDS encoding PAS domain-containing protein, whose translation is MQNAKKMNFESNPNDKAEETEPSIQDLKQRMEAIDRALAVIEFSMDGVIQTANANFLKTFGYKLSDIVGQHHRMFCDPVFARSPAYKEFWQQLNRGQFFTGEHRRLGRGGQEIWIQASYNPVIGDDGQPYKIVKIASDITETKLKNADYEGQIQAIGKSQAVIEFSLDGTITDANENFLQTLGYTLDEVKGRHHRMFCDPSFVQSVEYRHFWEKLGRGEFDRGEYKRIGKGGREVWIAASYNP
- a CDS encoding glycoside hydrolase family 5 protein, with amino-acid sequence MYIRLGRFFLILLNCAFCLAVPEVVDAAVRADPAVHGRLRVEGSQIVAQDGTPVVLRGGGLMDLLEFRYTQQSLDYLKGSGANLVRIPLHWGRGGLSASYEEHWGAFQKLADYAIKQGFYVIADFHAVASPDDAGVETMAIRFLQDVARRYGKSGQIIYEIFNEPTGASTYSKKVPWSRIRSYAIKRIDEIRAIDSDALIIVPTATWSQEIALPLTDPVPRPNIAYAFHFYASFHRFQEQNETIAARLPIFVTEWAAQSPENSDGSINEASFQRYVDWMNRHNISWAAWSYSDETEPYGWFQPGSMDDGEVTDAELRSWGRRVLDLLDDDRLNQRFGSGTLPR